From one Streptomyces sp. NBC_01478 genomic stretch:
- a CDS encoding carbohydrate ABC transporter permease yields MSHMTQVPHRRPMRHHSGAAPTAPSRPRRRPTSQQWAAWGFLTPVTLYLVLFYAYPLYRNIDLSLRNYTVRSFVQGNAPFTGLANYRTVLDDPTFAPALLHTVVFTTVCLVFQYAIGLALAVFFNQRFRLSATLRALFLVPWLLPLIVSASTWSWMLNSDSGVVNAVLHAVGIGPVNWLTAPGWSLVSVIIANIWIGVPFNLVVLHSGLQSIPASLYEAAALDGANAWQRFWRITFPLLRPVSAITLLLGLVYTLKVFDIIWIMTKGGPADSSTTFATWSYQLGFGNLLPAFGPGAAVGNLLVVAALVFGLVYVRVQRKQALS; encoded by the coding sequence ATGAGCCACATGACCCAAGTGCCACACCGGCGGCCCATGCGCCACCACAGCGGTGCGGCCCCCACCGCACCGTCCCGGCCACGGCGCCGGCCCACGTCCCAACAATGGGCCGCCTGGGGTTTCCTCACCCCGGTGACCCTCTACCTCGTCCTCTTCTACGCCTATCCCCTCTACCGCAACATCGACCTGAGCCTGCGCAACTACACGGTCCGGTCCTTCGTCCAGGGCAATGCACCCTTCACGGGCCTGGCCAACTACCGCACGGTCCTCGACGACCCGACCTTCGCCCCGGCACTGCTCCACACCGTGGTCTTCACCACCGTGTGTCTGGTCTTCCAGTACGCCATCGGTCTGGCCCTCGCGGTCTTCTTCAACCAGCGCTTCCGGCTCTCCGCGACCCTGCGGGCCCTCTTCCTGGTGCCCTGGCTGCTCCCGCTGATCGTGTCGGCGTCCACCTGGTCGTGGATGCTCAACAGCGACTCCGGTGTCGTCAACGCCGTCCTGCACGCCGTCGGCATCGGACCGGTCAACTGGCTGACAGCACCGGGCTGGTCACTGGTCTCGGTGATCATCGCGAACATCTGGATCGGCGTCCCGTTCAACCTGGTGGTCCTCCACAGCGGCCTCCAGTCCATCCCCGCGAGCCTCTACGAGGCGGCGGCTCTCGACGGGGCGAACGCCTGGCAGCGGTTCTGGCGGATCACCTTCCCGCTGCTGCGCCCGGTGTCCGCGATCACCCTTCTCCTCGGCCTCGTCTACACCCTCAAGGTCTTCGACATCATTTGGATCATGACCAAGGGCGGCCCGGCCGACTCCTCCACCACCTTCGCCACCTGGTCCTACCAGCTCGGCTTCGGCAACCTGCTGCCGGCCTTCGGCCCCGGAGCGGCCGTAGGAAACCTGCTGGTGGTCGCCGCCCTGGTGTTCGGCCTGGTCTACGTCAGGGTCCAGCGGAAGCAGGCACTGTCATGA
- a CDS encoding sugar ABC transporter substrate-binding protein gives MHSSLGRLRLTAATVTVLAVAGTATACSSGSGSTGTKAADSGTYTFWDPYPQFDKTSAWAKLLDACGTRAGVKIKRTAFDTSDLANKALLAAQQDNSADVLIVDNPVVSTLAEAGVLTTTEDNKLDTSKVNPNLLAAGQAGGRTYGMPVGANTLALYYNKAVLKQAGVDIASVKDWKSLTAALAKVKKAGKKGITFSAIGTEEGTFQFLPWYWGSGAELTALDSDKAVSALTLWKDWLKDGYAPNSVLNNTQTTSWQEFATGDYAFSENGTWQLANAKKAGFEYGVVPVPATDGGNAAAPTGGEFVTIPVQGKTDRYATSQKIVTCLTSTDNLLNTDTTLSYVAPTTEVQDKQVAANAELKPWVDAVKAAKGRTSDDLGTKYPKISEQLWKAVQSALSGSKSPKDALSAAQSAVK, from the coding sequence CCACCGCCTGTTCCTCCGGTTCGGGCAGCACCGGCACCAAGGCCGCGGACAGCGGCACCTACACGTTCTGGGACCCGTACCCGCAGTTCGACAAGACCTCCGCGTGGGCGAAGCTGCTCGACGCCTGCGGCACCAGGGCCGGGGTGAAGATCAAGCGGACCGCGTTCGACACCAGCGACCTGGCGAACAAGGCACTGTTGGCCGCCCAGCAGGACAACTCCGCGGACGTCCTCATCGTCGACAACCCCGTGGTGTCGACCCTGGCCGAGGCCGGCGTCCTCACCACGACCGAGGACAACAAGCTGGACACCTCGAAGGTGAACCCCAACCTCCTCGCGGCCGGACAGGCGGGCGGCAGGACATACGGCATGCCGGTCGGCGCCAACACCCTTGCCCTCTACTACAACAAGGCGGTGCTGAAGCAGGCCGGCGTCGACATCGCCTCGGTCAAGGACTGGAAGTCGCTGACCGCCGCACTCGCGAAGGTCAAGAAGGCGGGCAAGAAAGGCATCACGTTCTCCGCGATCGGCACGGAGGAGGGCACCTTCCAGTTCCTGCCCTGGTACTGGGGATCGGGCGCCGAGCTGACCGCGCTCGACTCCGACAAGGCGGTCTCGGCGCTGACGCTGTGGAAGGACTGGTTGAAGGACGGCTACGCCCCGAACTCGGTGCTCAACAACACGCAGACGACGAGCTGGCAGGAGTTCGCGACCGGCGACTACGCGTTCAGCGAGAACGGCACCTGGCAGCTCGCCAACGCCAAGAAGGCCGGCTTCGAGTACGGGGTCGTCCCCGTTCCCGCAACCGACGGAGGCAACGCGGCGGCCCCGACCGGCGGCGAGTTCGTCACCATTCCGGTCCAGGGCAAGACCGACCGCTACGCCACATCCCAGAAGATCGTCACCTGCCTGACCAGCACCGACAACCTCCTCAACACTGACACCACACTGTCGTACGTGGCACCCACCACCGAGGTCCAGGACAAACAGGTCGCCGCGAACGCCGAGTTGAAGCCCTGGGTCGACGCCGTCAAGGCGGCCAAGGGGCGCACCAGCGACGACCTGGGCACCAAGTACCCGAAGATCTCGGAGCAGTTGTGGAAGGCGGTCCAGTCCGCGCTCAGCGGCTCGAAGTCGCCGAAGGACGCGCTGTCCGCCGCCCAGTCGGCCGTCAAGTAA